From Chloracidobacterium sp. N, the proteins below share one genomic window:
- a CDS encoding carboxypeptidase-like regulatory domain-containing protein: MNCTITCSLWRRLVWLLLGLWLLLHALSPWVGWQAQAQTTTGTILGTVIQRDATPVPGAIVRILNKVNGLTRTARTDARGVYRFDLILPGLYDIRAQADGFRENAIENFIVEVNREKIIQPPPIVLDPPTAPAPTPTTPGQPPAPTPGTTQANIADAALRGSATAEFILALPLRGIRNFDTFALLAPGVAPPPSFFGVSGPGIGPNVGGGEFVVNGVRARGNNFTIDGADNNDQDVGGRRRGYVATAPQPIESLREFQITTLLADAESGRNGGGQINVVSRTGENEFHGNLYSFFNDARLNARDAFDFRAGSVRIGKPPFTRHQSGATLGGPFRQNRWHFFTAFERIGVNRTQATHFAVPTAAERAAALAIGRVPSLLGRDLLDLYPLPNNPGGPHGVNTLTQFLAGNGAATLFSFRSDYQFSPFDRPTLFTARYNLSDDQGRLPNVGDAINSGVDSRTRTHNVAFDFTTRISDRFSNQMRLSYGRQRLGFDEIPGSPFIFQTRSIGVDLTGDGLPDGRSGPLGRVNVLPYSSIGVDPSIFPQGRVVNTIQLADTFIWNHGRGTLKAGADIRFIRSNSFADINYRLNLSFAPGIVIPPGGNFRYASGVDFVGLGLPSDIGQTFVTDPNSTLGLRTTEYNFFINETVRLGSRVIVRGGVRYELNTVPDTGDERLRRGLAVRPEDFPVAPADQPRAAAFFAAFNNYQGFVNQRDGIYDPSRRNFAGRASLAWDVFGSGRTAVRAGYGMFYDIIPLTITGQSRNLFPNSVQSNFRSGIVFPDILRSNPAIFLCPPGSGRCGGRVPPLPDVTPGSESPSPTAASVAAPIIVGSPPLFLGDLFDRQNFSLAYTLPRRNMSVARVHQVSLSVEQVLADRLTAAVAYVGTFGGNIIRPGTPNGGALTPLYFFQATPTSPFDQVQVLQRRNDTAAGAISGFSTDADATYHALQISVRQRFTRGLTFQSAYTWAHAIDSTSELFDTAGNANRSQIELDVPSITRLERGSASFDIRHRFTTGVQYDLPWLASNPWLGGFQVSGIVTLQTGQPFTVITGLDTNRDGNRTDRLATTQGLVLRRRGAQQIALAPGVNPLTLTSFNFTGPGEGLVGRNTFRAPGVALVDVALTKRFVFAERYALLLRVEAFNLFNRTHFATPIRILEAPAFGRAVATAVPPRQFQFALKFQF; the protein is encoded by the coding sequence ATGAACTGTACTATCACCTGCTCGCTGTGGCGGCGACTCGTCTGGCTGCTCCTGGGGCTGTGGCTTCTCCTGCACGCACTGTCGCCCTGGGTTGGGTGGCAGGCCCAGGCGCAGACGACGACCGGCACCATTCTCGGCACGGTTATTCAGCGCGACGCAACGCCCGTCCCCGGAGCCATCGTCCGTATTCTCAACAAGGTCAACGGCCTGACCCGTACAGCGCGGACGGACGCCCGCGGTGTCTATCGTTTCGACCTGATTTTGCCGGGGCTGTATGACATTCGCGCCCAGGCCGACGGCTTCCGGGAAAACGCCATCGAGAACTTCATCGTCGAGGTCAACCGGGAGAAAATCATCCAGCCACCCCCGATTGTGCTTGACCCGCCAACGGCTCCGGCGCCGACGCCCACGACGCCCGGACAGCCGCCCGCGCCGACGCCGGGAACAACCCAGGCCAACATTGCCGATGCCGCCCTGCGTGGCAGCGCCACGGCCGAATTCATCCTGGCGCTGCCGCTGCGCGGTATCCGCAACTTCGACACCTTTGCGCTGCTGGCGCCGGGCGTGGCACCGCCACCCTCCTTCTTTGGCGTCAGCGGGCCCGGCATTGGGCCGAACGTGGGCGGGGGCGAGTTCGTGGTCAACGGCGTTCGGGCGCGCGGCAACAACTTCACCATTGACGGCGCCGACAACAATGACCAGGACGTGGGCGGGCGGCGGCGCGGTTACGTGGCGACGGCACCCCAGCCCATCGAGAGTCTCCGGGAATTTCAGATCACCACCCTGCTGGCCGATGCCGAAAGCGGGCGCAACGGCGGCGGACAGATCAACGTCGTCTCGCGCACCGGTGAGAACGAGTTTCACGGCAACCTGTACTCGTTCTTCAACGACGCCCGGCTCAATGCGCGCGATGCCTTTGATTTTCGCGCCGGCTCGGTACGGATTGGCAAGCCGCCCTTCACCCGTCACCAGTCAGGGGCCACGCTGGGCGGCCCCTTCCGGCAAAACCGCTGGCACTTTTTCACGGCGTTCGAGCGGATTGGCGTCAATCGTACCCAGGCGACACACTTTGCCGTCCCGACGGCCGCTGAGCGGGCGGCGGCGCTGGCCATCGGCCGCGTTCCCAGCCTGCTGGGGCGCGATCTGCTCGATCTGTACCCCCTGCCCAACAATCCGGGCGGCCCGCATGGCGTCAATACCCTGACGCAGTTCCTGGCGGGTAACGGCGCGGCGACGCTGTTTTCATTTCGGAGTGACTACCAGTTCAGCCCGTTTGACCGTCCGACGCTGTTTACGGCGCGCTACAACCTCAGCGACGACCAGGGGCGGCTGCCGAACGTCGGGGACGCCATCAACTCCGGGGTGGATTCCCGGACGCGCACCCACAATGTCGCCTTTGATTTCACGACCCGCATCTCCGACCGGTTTTCAAACCAGATGCGGTTGTCGTACGGCCGGCAGCGGCTTGGCTTCGATGAAATCCCCGGCAGTCCGTTCATCTTCCAGACCCGCTCGATTGGAGTGGATTTGACGGGCGATGGATTGCCCGATGGACGCAGCGGCCCGCTGGGTCGGGTGAACGTGCTGCCCTACAGCAGTATCGGTGTGGACCCCAGCATCTTTCCGCAGGGGCGGGTGGTAAACACGATTCAGCTTGCCGATACCTTCATCTGGAATCACGGACGCGGAACGCTCAAGGCCGGTGCCGACATCCGCTTCATTCGCTCCAACAGTTTTGCCGACATCAACTACCGGCTGAACCTCAGCTTTGCGCCGGGTATCGTCATTCCGCCGGGCGGAAACTTCCGCTATGCCAGCGGGGTGGATTTCGTGGGACTGGGGCTGCCCTCCGATATTGGGCAGACCTTTGTGACCGATCCCAACTCGACCCTGGGGCTGCGGACAACCGAATACAACTTCTTCATCAACGAGACGGTCCGCCTTGGCTCACGGGTCATCGTCCGGGGCGGGGTGCGGTATGAACTCAACACGGTTCCCGATACCGGCGATGAGCGGCTGCGCCGTGGCCTGGCCGTGCGTCCCGAGGATTTTCCCGTTGCGCCGGCCGACCAGCCCCGGGCGGCGGCCTTTTTTGCCGCGTTCAACAACTACCAGGGGTTTGTCAACCAGCGGGATGGCATTTATGACCCCTCGCGCCGAAACTTTGCCGGTCGGGCCAGTCTGGCGTGGGATGTGTTTGGCAGCGGACGCACGGCCGTGCGGGCAGGCTACGGGATGTTCTACGACATCATCCCGCTCACCATCACCGGGCAGTCCCGTAATCTGTTCCCCAACAGTGTGCAGTCCAACTTCCGGTCCGGCATCGTGTTTCCCGACATCCTGCGTTCCAATCCGGCGATTTTCCTGTGTCCGCCGGGGAGCGGCCGGTGTGGCGGACGTGTCCCTCCGCTTCCCGACGTCACGCCCGGCAGTGAAAGTCCAAGCCCAACGGCGGCCTCTGTTGCGGCGCCGATTATCGTTGGGTCGCCGCCGTTGTTTCTGGGGGATTTGTTCGACCGCCAGAACTTCAGTCTGGCCTATACGCTGCCACGGCGGAATATGAGCGTGGCGCGGGTGCATCAGGTGTCACTGTCGGTGGAACAGGTGCTGGCCGACCGGCTGACGGCGGCCGTGGCCTACGTCGGCACGTTTGGCGGCAACATCATCCGCCCCGGCACGCCCAATGGGGGGGCGCTGACGCCGCTGTACTTCTTCCAGGCCACGCCGACCAGCCCCTTTGACCAGGTGCAGGTCCTGCAGCGGCGGAATGATACGGCGGCCGGGGCCATTTCGGGTTTTTCGACCGATGCCGACGCCACCTACCATGCCCTGCAAATCAGCGTCCGGCAGCGGTTCACACGTGGGCTGACATTCCAATCCGCCTATACGTGGGCGCATGCCATTGACAGCACTTCGGAACTGTTCGACACCGCCGGCAACGCCAACCGGTCGCAGATCGAACTTGACGTTCCCAGCATCACACGGCTTGAACGGGGCAGCGCGTCGTTTGACATCCGGCACCGGTTCACGACGGGCGTGCAGTATGACCTGCCCTGGCTGGCCTCCAACCCGTGGCTGGGTGGGTTTCAGGTGTCAGGGATCGTGACCCTGCAGACCGGGCAGCCCTTCACGGTGATCACAGGGCTGGACACGAACCGCGACGGCAACCGCACTGACCGTCTGGCGACGACGCAGGGGTTGGTGCTCCGGCGGCGCGGCGCACAGCAGATTGCGCTGGCGCCGGGCGTCAACCCGCTGACCCTGACTTCCTTCAACTTTACGGGTCCAGGCGAGGGCCTCGTCGGGCGCAACACGTTCCGCGCGCCCGGCGTGGCACTGGTGGATGTGGCGCTGACCAAGCGGTTTGTGTTTGCCGAACGGTATGCCCTGCTGCTGCGGGTTGAGGCCTTTAACCTGTTCAACCGCACCCACTTTGCAACGCCGATCAGGATTCTGGAAGCGCCGGCCTTTGGGCGGGCCGTGGCGACGGCCGTCCCGCCCCGGCAGTTCCAGTTTGCGCTGAAGTTTCAGTTCTGA
- a CDS encoding ATP-binding protein — MTILVVEDDAVQRRLLRFFLEQQGYRVIGVSNVSEALTCIQHGLPDALLLDAMLPDGSGLDVCRQIRQLPEGQTLPILLLTAYDIEPVIVEAFEAGATDFIAKPVNLKLLERRLYHLLRAARHEAALREREQQYRTLVNTLPDVVIRGRRDGTVTYFKPSETCPAEMFNLEITPDTRLAAILPVEGVTRIEHALNNLTAETQLTVEYRAQCQGVWREFEARLIADGPDTFVALIRDVTDRKTTERLREDFTAMVAHDIRSPLTAMQMALELLEAQDAYANQNLQEIVSVARQGLNKVLQLASDLLELFRANQTGMTLLKGVVFPTVLLKRCVGEISLQAQGKNIELTLDAPEDLPPFVGDGPKLERVVSNLLSNALKFTPEGGRITVSGAADGEWVVISVADTGPGIAPELQATMFEPYRQGGKHRSLGVGLGLAIVKRIVTAHRGRISVESTEGQGTTFTVRLPLHLN, encoded by the coding sequence ATGACAATTCTGGTTGTCGAGGACGACGCCGTGCAGCGGCGGCTGCTCCGGTTTTTTCTGGAACAGCAGGGATACCGGGTCATCGGCGTGTCAAATGTTAGTGAGGCGCTGACGTGCATACAGCATGGGCTGCCGGATGCCCTGCTGCTCGATGCCATGCTGCCCGATGGCTCCGGCCTGGACGTGTGTCGGCAGATTCGCCAACTCCCGGAGGGACAAACCCTGCCCATTCTGTTGTTGACGGCCTATGACATCGAGCCGGTCATCGTCGAGGCGTTTGAAGCCGGAGCGACCGATTTCATTGCCAAGCCGGTCAATCTCAAGCTGCTCGAGCGCCGGTTGTACCACCTGCTACGCGCGGCGCGTCACGAAGCGGCGCTCCGGGAACGTGAACAGCAGTACCGCACGCTTGTCAACACCCTGCCTGATGTCGTCATTCGCGGCCGGCGGGATGGAACCGTCACGTACTTCAAGCCCAGCGAAACCTGTCCGGCGGAGATGTTCAACCTCGAAATCACGCCTGACACCCGTTTGGCGGCCATTCTCCCGGTGGAAGGTGTCACCAGGATTGAGCATGCACTGAACAACCTGACCGCTGAAACCCAGCTCACGGTGGAGTACCGGGCCCAGTGCCAAGGTGTCTGGCGTGAGTTCGAGGCGCGGCTCATTGCCGATGGCCCGGATACGTTTGTGGCCCTCATCCGGGATGTCACGGACCGCAAAACAACCGAGCGCCTGCGCGAAGACTTTACGGCCATGGTCGCGCACGACATCCGTTCACCCCTGACAGCCATGCAGATGGCGCTGGAACTGCTCGAAGCCCAGGATGCCTATGCAAACCAGAACCTGCAGGAAATCGTCTCCGTAGCCCGCCAGGGACTGAACAAGGTTCTGCAGCTTGCCAGTGACCTACTGGAACTGTTCCGCGCCAATCAGACCGGCATGACCCTGCTCAAAGGCGTCGTCTTCCCCACCGTCCTGCTGAAACGCTGTGTGGGTGAAATCAGCTTGCAGGCGCAGGGCAAAAACATCGAACTGACACTGGACGCCCCGGAAGACCTGCCGCCCTTCGTCGGGGATGGCCCGAAGCTGGAGCGGGTCGTCTCCAACCTGCTCTCCAATGCCCTGAAGTTCACGCCGGAAGGCGGACGCATCACAGTCAGCGGCGCCGCCGACGGTGAATGGGTGGTCATCAGCGTGGCCGATACCGGCCCCGGCATTGCGCCGGAGTTACAGGCAACAATGTTTGAGCCTTACCGCCAGGGCGGGAAACACCGCAGCCTGGGGGTGGGTCTCGGTCTGGCCATCGTCAAGCGCATTGTCACCGCCCACCGGGGACGGATTTCCGTTGAAAGCACCGAGGGGCAGGGCACGACCTTCACCGTGCGCCTGCCCCTTCACCTCAACTGA